A genomic region of Xanthomonas fragariae contains the following coding sequences:
- a CDS encoding 3'-5' exonuclease yields MFEVLRKLFRRSATTPIAVATTPATPTLSSTPAALPATNSVPPIFVDTETTGLNQDGRDEILEIAIVNADGTILLNTLVRPARNTAWPEAQAIHGISPQDVISAPSWSELLPKIASICAGKTVVFYNAPFDTSFFPTGFFPHVDCAMRSYSEVHPGHSGWVKLSDAAAESGHASTTGAFHRALEDALACRHIWLFGIPVLKKTYPPLTNPRISAELALEAGGRIPLVFKTLFIDQLRFVAINDVCVLWTKDDREEINVYRRGTLGGRGKIAALSKADNPEIAKSLATGWKIEMGLRERSNDVLTFEVSIYRPVY; encoded by the coding sequence ATGTTTGAGGTACTGCGAAAGCTGTTTCGACGCTCGGCGACAACGCCCATTGCTGTAGCCACCACTCCGGCCACCCCAACGTTATCCTCAACTCCCGCTGCTTTACCAGCGACGAACTCAGTTCCCCCTATCTTCGTGGACACTGAAACCACAGGTTTGAATCAGGATGGCAGGGATGAAATTTTGGAAATTGCAATTGTCAATGCCGACGGCACCATCTTGCTTAACACACTGGTGCGTCCGGCGCGAAATACCGCTTGGCCAGAAGCTCAGGCCATTCATGGGATCAGCCCGCAGGATGTGATCAGTGCTCCCAGTTGGAGCGAATTATTGCCAAAGATCGCTTCGATCTGCGCCGGTAAAACGGTCGTATTCTACAACGCCCCCTTTGATACGAGCTTCTTCCCTACTGGCTTTTTCCCACATGTAGACTGTGCCATGCGTAGTTATAGCGAAGTTCATCCTGGCCATAGCGGCTGGGTGAAGCTCTCGGATGCCGCTGCGGAATCGGGACATGCATCAACAACAGGGGCGTTCCACCGCGCGCTTGAGGACGCTCTCGCCTGCCGCCACATCTGGCTATTCGGTATTCCGGTTCTGAAAAAAACCTATCCACCACTGACCAATCCGCGAATCAGTGCCGAACTGGCCTTGGAAGCGGGTGGCCGCATACCCCTGGTGTTTAAAACGCTATTCATAGATCAACTTCGGTTTGTAGCCATCAATGACGTCTGCGTACTCTGGACTAAAGATGACCGCGAGGAGATCAATGTCTATCGCCGAGGCACCCTGGGAGGCAGGGGAAAGATTGCAGCCCTGTCCAAAGCGGACAATCCGGAAATAGCCAAGTCTCTAGCGACAGGCTGGAAAATCGAGATGGGGCTAAGAGAGCGCAGTAACGATGTACTGACGTTCGAGGTCTCCATTTATCGACCAGTCTATTGA